The genomic window CAACTGGTCATCAATTGTAATGCCAACATCACCCTTGGATACTTCAACATTCTTATTGTGGAACGTGAAATGGAGAATACCAAAATGTAACCAACTTTGAAAAAGTTTTGTAAATTTCTCTTTATTTTTTGTCACTCCAAGTAAGGCAGTGACTATGATTGGTAGAAATATCAAAATAAACGACAAGGTCAATACCAAGTCTATGCTGAAGTTATTAAAATATTCAAAAATTGGTATGACAGTGACTAAAACCATCAAATTCAAAATGAATCCATCAAATGTGTTAAGATGCTTGCTATTGTATGGTCGAACTATTAAATGTACCAAGGCAATGGTAGTTGAAGCAGTGATTAAAATGTACCTTGAAGTGAAATCATCTGGTGATGTAGTaatggtaattattattatcaccaGTCGACATATAATGTAATAAGATGCAAAACAGCGATACTtgtctttgtaacatccttgaaactgatccaaCTATGGCTTTATCCTAATAAAGTTGATTTTGCAATTCAGGAATGGTTCAAGCAGCAGTAGAAGTGGTAGACCAATTACAATCACTAGAGTACAGAACATTGCAACAATGGCATATGGTAGATGACGACCGTGAAAATACTCTATATCAGGTGACAggtaagtgtaaaccttatcCACTTCGTAGAAGTCTAGTGATCTCATCAACAAAAGTGAAGTAATAGCTACTGACGTGTATGATAATAGCAGAAGAAAACAAATAAAATGGATAATGTTTTTACTGACGAACAAGGAAAACTTGTGAGACTTTTTCGTAAATTGCCACATTGCTATTAGCATCAAAGACACCACCATTGGATGGatataatgaataaaatgtttatCTATTCAACTGATGTCTTTGGCAAAGCAAAGTCTACCAAGAAACTGTGGGGTTAGTTTCACCATGCTTGACACGATACTGACAGTGGTGTAAAGTCCATCAGAAAGGTGAAATGTCTCGTTTAGCAAAATGTCTAGCAAACTATAATAATAAGTTATGTTGTAAAAGTATCCTATGCCAACTTTATAATACATCATAGCAAagactgctacaacaacaaccaTCCAGTATAACACTGTTAATGAAACCACCAGTACCGTTTGTCCAGTTGTGCAATTGTCAACATTTACACATTCTACAGAATCAAATGATAAAGTGTAGCCTTcctcacaactaccacaagcaaTACCAGATCTGTGCTTTCTACATTGATCAAGACGTTGTGGTGAAAGGTGAAAAAATCCATTAGTAGCATCACAGCAGGTGACAGTGCAGTAATTGATAGGGCAGATGGTAGCTGTGGGTTTTCCAGTTACAATTCCAAACCAGTAACCTCTCTTGATATTTGAGTGTCCTCCAGAACATTCTATAATGCTGTTAGCAGTGAAGCAAATACATTTCTGTGTTTTATTATCATATGAGAAACCAGCTTGACAAGGTGTAACCTCAACTATTAGGTTAATAGAAAATACCTTCCAGTCAACTTTTTGAATATTGtacaattttaaaaacattgaataattaaaatttgtttCAGCTTTAGCCCCCAGCACACTTAGTTCATGAACCacattacatgaaaataaaataTGTTGTGAGCCATTAATGTGGTAATTTTTGTTAGTATCAGCACTGATAATAAACTGTTCAACATTACCAACCTGACCGTAATAATCCAAAACACATCCATCGATTGCAATATCTTGACCTAACATGATGTTGCTGATGTAGTATGCGACGCAATTCCCCTCTTGGTCAGAGCCAATACAGTGAGCCGGATGTTTTAGTACTAGTTTATTTGGTGGAGACATGATGTGGTTAATGAAGTGATTTTTTGAAGCTTCTGTAGTGGCAACAATGACACTAATATTTAAGCAAGTTTTATTGCACCCACTGAATACATTTATGTACACTGAATCACCATTTACTCTAGCATGATTATTATGAAAGTAGACATTGTCATTTTCAATACTTATTAGATTATTTCTGGTAACTTTAGCATAAAAAGCTCCACCATTGCTGTCAGCAGTGTTGtcattataatatgtgactttAGATTTATTCATAAATTTCGCACTGTAATGTTGACCAAAGCTCATTGCACCTCCATGTAGCGACGCTGTATTGTTCTTGAAGTTTACTCTACAGTTATTTGTAAATGTAATGTTTGAATTTGAAGTGAAAACTGCTCCTCCATTGTTAGCGCTATTTCCTATGAAAGTTGACATTATTGCTTCATTTAATATGACATTAgccttagcatcaaaatatgcAGCACCACCATCTGTGGCAGTTATGTTGCTGACAAAACTAACTCTAGAGTTGTTTTTCAAAGCTACAGTACAATTGTCATAAGCATATAAAGCTCCTCCATTCTTACTAGCTTTGTTGTTGCTAAAAGTTGTAGTGGAATCATCAGTAAATATAACTGCAGAGGTATTGATGGAATACAGAGCTCCACCATCCTGCGAAATACTGAAGTTGAATGAAACCTCTGtagtattcataaaaatcgagtAGCTGATATCTGTAAACAATGATCCCCCATTACTCTTAGCAATGTTAGCAACAAAATTGACAGTAGAATTTTCTATAAACATGACAGCAGAATAATTACCTGACCAAATAGCTCCCCCATTTGTTCCGGCTATGTTGCTGTGGAATACTAAAGTGGAACTACCTGTCATAGTGATACCTGATAGCCATGAAGCATACAGAGCTCCTCCAAGAAGAAAGGCATTGTTATTAGTAAAGTTTACCTTTGATCTACCTTCACACAAAACAAAGGCGGTTGAACAACAGTGTATAGCTCCACCGAGCTGAGATGAACAATTCTTAAATGTAACCATTACACTGCCTTTAAACATGCAGTAAGTTCCCTGAATTAAGATTGCTCCACCTTTGTTAGTGGCATGATTACTATCAAATATTATTGATGTTATTGATCCTCCTTCAAACCTTAAAATGTTTTTACATCCATCATCTGACAATAGAATATAGTCATGTGCAGGAAGTAAATGTTGTGCATAACCTTCATACTGATGTTCTGGCTCAGCATGTGTTTTTTGCAAATTGAACTGTTCTGAAAATTTGCCGTTACATTCTTCATTATACAGGTATATAGCTCCACCATATAATGCCTTATTATGACAGAATGTTGTTAAAGCATTGGAATTGAACaaaacaaatgtgaccggatttgcaaaaaggtacctttttcacacacaaaatttgacccatattttgaactttaaagcttcataactttttgatcatggcatataattacttgaaattttcaatggaaCTGGCTACAGCATCTAGCTATATTTTAATACTAtgtgcaagttaatcagtataaggagtcaagcgttacatcattttgtttgttggtatgtcaaatgtgtggaaaaggtacctttctgcaaatctggtcacaaatgtactTTTAGAATGTATGGCTCCACCACTTCTTTTTGCCAGATTGTCATCAAACTGTACTTCATTATTTGAGTCAAATTTAATATGACAATTTTGAGAATATATCGCACCTCCATCTTCCTCACTGGCATTGTTTTTGCTAAAGAGTACAGACAAACTGTCTGTAAAAattacatgtgaatgattgtcACAGTAAACAGTTTCATCACAGCAAACAGCTCCACCACTTTTCCCACTGTTCTTGGTAAAGCTTACCCTGCAATTGTTAATAAACTCTATATGAATAAAGCTAACACAATAAGTATTTGGAGACAACATCACTGCACCCCCTCTTCCATCATGGGCTATATTATGTAAAAAAGTTACTGAACATTCTTCAAATGTAATTCTAGAGACTGTGTTTTTGTCATTTATGGTTGCAAATATAGCACCTCCATTATGCATAGCTTGGTTGTTTATGAATTCAACGGTTGTATTTTGTTTGAATAAAATGATGTTTCTTTCTCCAAGAAATATAGCTCCTCCATCGTTGTTTGCTTTGTTGTCCTTAAAATTTACATAAGAACTTATATGAAAGTGAAGTATTGAATTTGTGGTGTAAATACCTCCACCATTTTCTACAGTATTGCTAACAAATGAAAAGTTTCCACCTTGGATGTTGCTTAGCTTTGTTACATATAATGGAACACCATGATTTTTTGTGAATGCACAGTTTACCAAGAATTGGATATGTTCATCTCTTTCCTTTCCTTCAAGATACACTATGCTGTCACCCGTGTTATTTCTGAAGGAGCAATTGTTAATGGTGAAATTGGATTGCAAGTGATAGTCAGTTTTGGTTGAGTAATAAATGGCTGTTCCATGGCTATTGAACCCTTCATTGTGTATGAAAAAGCTGCCGACAATGCTTACATACCCTGAAACATTTGCTATTAACAATGCATGGCCTCTGGATCGCTTAAGATGACACTTGTTAATCATTATTTTAGCTGAATTAAATAGTGTGATTCCTGGTTGAAAATTCGTTAAATGTTGGATGTGTGCTATTGGACTTTTATTAGCACCACAACCAACCCAACTGGTGCCTTGAATGACAACATTGCTAGAATTTAGAAAGCACACACCAGCTTCTCCTCTGCAGCGCACAGTTGGAAAATTGTGTccaattattgtgatattttgtATTCTTTGTATTTCTACAAAAGATGACAGCACCACATCAGTTGTGATGTTAATCAGTGTGTTGCTGGTGAGCTTGGACAGAGCATGATCCAAAGAATAGCAATCACAGTCTCCGTTAATGCAGCATACATTTTGAAATTCACCACTGGCAGCAGCTAGGATTTTTGAATCCAAATAATTCATCACCATGACCACTTTTCCATTGCCTTCAGCTTGGCATGTGAATGTAGCCCACAAAAGAATACCAATGATGGCGAACaacagcatagttacaactgGGAACTGAATGATGTTTGATctgctatatgtgactgaattttggaaaaacgatccaaatcgcacattagaagttccgagataaacggttttaaagaattcaagccagcataactctccaaggatagcaagcacgcgtatgaaatttacacaaaagatgcatcaatctgttacctttcaagccacttccagtacttgtagctgcttgtacagtttcccgccaaataagatagaaaatctgagcagttggacgagcgaagcagtatcacgagtgctcacaaaggggtggagtctggggggtggcggggagggcaaaagttagacctcaaaatggaggcagaccacgattggagtccagacaccagattacagggctgtgctggctccttagtggctgatatgtagcaaaatcagcagagaacacgtctggccaacattataaggctatccaccagtaaaccactgactcttgccaagccaggtccttcacaaggcctgaaaccgccatttgagcactccacaccacccagaaaagacgtgtgtaaaaaccagcctcgtgtagtttgagtagtgctgagggtcaaaacttgtagtacgatagtcccatatgactcagttaatgttcattcaaccaatttgtttaagacacacctcgatagattttattatgattaccagtatgatattgtatagttatttttgtagtagtttgattgtttagatcaggtttttacaggctttgcctccttacctgtacccccaataataataataataatgatagtgcagctatccactggtggtgttagtttgattttgcctgatgtgcgatttggatcggttctgtaaaatctggtcacatatgtattatgaACCCttggtaatatgtaatatgtaagtcttaatatacgggtataaaatggagtaagaagacgattggagtccagaggccaagtttgggctctccatggccctccatggccctcaaattactccaaattgactgagaacactattggcgagctctctgtgaagtcccagctcactacacaccattatcacaaagccatggccatttaatggtgcaaatctcacactcgtggctttgacagggtcggaagaaagctgctacagaaaccagacttgccagtgctgaaggaagtacagtgtgaaatatgatagtatattagaccagcaatccatttctggtaaaatcgtaagtttgattttgtgtgcgtggaagccttgttatatgaaatccggtcacatatataaatacATTATGTATTATGAACCCttggtaatatgtaatatgtaagttacttttataaagtaaTTGCCTCAACAGTGATCCCCaaatatttaacagaattgCACCAATTTAACTGATCTTGTATTTAGGACGTGATTGCTTATTAGAGGTATATACACAAAAGTTCACATTTTTGTGGGTTCAAGCTCATTTTCCAGAGCCTACACCAATCAGATACACAGTTTAAATCTTCTTGTAACAATACACAGTCCTTGTGTGTTGCTACCTTTCTGTACAGGGTAGCAAACTGGGAGGGTAGCtataaatatttcaataaaCTACAGTAGCCATTTGCTTCCTTGCAGCACAACCTCACCTTTTAAAAATGATTAAATAGTTCAAGTGAAATTCCATATGGTCAATGAAGTCAATAGAAGGGAGGAAATAAAACCTTTCAAATTATTTGTTCCCCACACTCCCAtagcacataatattataagagATGAAACCATCGTTGATAAAATAATGATGCAATCATTGATACATTAATCATGCTGAATGTGTACAAAAGAAGAATTAAATGACAGGCAAATTTTTGGACGCATGTGACCAAACAGGACTACAACATAAAGGACCTGTGTGGGCATGGTGtggttacaaaaataaaatttagcTACATCAGTAAAATACAGTTACAATAAGTATGGTTGGATGGTCCACccactctttgcatgattgaacTAAGAAAATTCTTTCAGAAGATGAAATctattatatacatacagcatCATGTAGCATCTTCCTGACAAACAATGTGGAAGATGTTGTTAATTCAGTAGATTGTTCATGGAGACTGGCTGGTAATGGCCAAGCACTTTAATTTCAATTGTCTCATAGTAACTTAATAGCTACTATacttttaaatctctacagcaatTGAAAGTACTCTACTTTGGATTGTTTCCTGGAAAGGGCTGACTGTATCCGATATACAAAATCCAGAGGGCAAGTCAATTCTAACATTACATTTTCAAAGTAGTGGATTGAATATTATCTGGGCGACAACATGTTGCTAGTATGAATATTAGACTTGTTGCTTAAGGTGCTTCAGTAGCTATGTAGCTGTAGGTCACATCTACATAATATATACTAAAAATTAGCAAAAATTTCAATGAGTTTTGTACCTATATGCAGCACCTTATTGTGATAGTAAGTGTATTTATActgattttatttattattagttgTTAAAGTACAGAACTCAGTATGAACATGATGTACAAATTAATTAGAGATAAAATAGTTCCTAAATTGATTAAAGATTCTGCTCTAACTATTGATGTTTGTAGTCTGTTCCACATAGCAATGATTGATGGAAAAATGAGTTTTCCAATTTAAAACATTTGCTGTAGTAAGGCAGGTGGAATTACACAATAAACACTCTGCATCACATTGCATGGGTTGATGTTGAAAACTGACAGTAGTGGGTAAAGTGTCGGCAGAGACAGCCCATTAGAGAAAACAATACAATAGTGAGACACTCTACTAACATTTGTCTGATAAACGAAAGGCAGGTTATATAGTGCTGGCAGTCATGTGCattaaaaaaacttagacaaaaacctaagaaagtgaGAAATAAAAGTTGACTGAGCTGGAGCTTGAACCCAAGTTTGCGATGGCTCCATACTCATAATCTATACTTGTAACCATTATACCACCAGTGCTGCAGCTACCCACCTGCCTTAGTTTCTACATTATAAACGTCCATCTGAACTGACTTCCATATAATAAGATCTAGAGTGccaaagaagaaaccaaagctgaatccGACCTTAAACCTaatgctaaggaactactttcgCATATACCCTACAGTACCAGTTCCTCTGGCATGGGTACTTCCTTAGGCTGCACAGGTAAGGGAAGACAGCTAAACACATCTGCATATGCATTGTCTTTTCCTGGGACATAATTATTGTATCTTGTGATCATAAGCACTCAGGGTGAGCGCCCAACACTGTACTCTTGCAGAAACCATGGCTGGAATGTCTTTCTTTTCACCAAACAAATGTTTTAATGGCTTGTGGTCAGCTTTGATAATAAATTTTCTTCCAAACAAGTATTGGTGACACCAAACACCAAAGCTAAGGTTTCCTTTCCAATTTGTGAATTATTTTTTTTCTGCTGGAGCTAAGGAACAAGAAGCAAAAGCAATTGATTGCTCATCTGATCCCAGTTGATGTGATAATACGGCTCCCAGTCCATAGGGAAAAGCATtacatatgtgtgtgcgtgcgcgtgtgcgtgtgtgcatgtacttaatataaaattagctactagttACTTGTAGCAGCATGATAACAGCACCCATACCCTTTAACAGATGTGTTTATATATGGCAATGGAAAAACCACCATCCTGGATTATCTACTATAAGCCTGATGACAGAATAGCCTCCAAAAGGCACCAAAACTGTGTCCTTCCTGGCAAACTGTCTAGCATCTATATCAGCATCATCACTGCTCCACACAAGTTCCTGTATCAATCCATCATTCCCTTCAATTATACTAAAGTAATTTTGGCATTGGGCACTCTTTGAGGCTACACATCTTAATATCAAGTTAATGTAACATAGGTGTTGATAATGGTTTATAGCTTGTTTGTATAGGGAAATTGAAATACAATAGAAACCATATTATTAATAAGATGTGTGACCCACATTAATAATAATCTAAATAACATTCCCAAATATACTATGGTCATATAGGTTACTGCATACAAGGGAGTGCCATAATATTTTCCTCATTGTACCTACTCAATTATTATTTGCTGGTACGTAACTCTCTTA from Dysidea avara chromosome 2, odDysAvar1.4, whole genome shotgun sequence includes these protein-coding regions:
- the LOC136248124 gene encoding uncharacterized protein, with the translated sequence MLLFAIIGILLWATFTCQAEGNGKVVMVMNYLDSKILAAASGEFQNVCCINGDCDCYSLDHALSKLTSNTLINITTDVVLSSFVEIQRIQNITIIGHNFPTVRCRGEADSLSVLFSKNNASEEDGGAIYSQNCHIKFDSNNEVQFDDNLAKRSGGAIHSKNDGCKNILRFEGGSITSIIFDSNHATNKGGAILIQGTYCMFKGSVMVTFKNCSSQLGGAIHCCSTAFVLCEGRSKVNFTNNNAFLLGGALYASWLSGITMTGSSTLVFHSNIAGTNGGAIWSGNYSAVMFIENSTVNFVANIAKSNGGSLFTDISYSIFMNTTEVSFNFSISQDGGALYSINTSAVIFTDDSTTTFSNNKASKNGGALYAYDNCTVALKNNSRVSFVSNITATDGGAAYFDAKANVILNEAIMSTFIGNSANNGGAVFTSNSNITFTNNCRVNFKNNTASLHGGAMSFGQHYSAKFMNKSKVTYYNDNTADSNGGAFYAKVTRNNLISIENDNVYFHNNHARVNGDSVYINVFSGCNKTCLNISVIVATTEASKNHFINHIMSPPNKLVLKHPAHCIGSDQEGNCVAYYISNIMLGQDIAIDGCVLDYYGQVGNVEQFIISADTNKNYHINGSQHILFSCNVVHELSVLGAKAETNFNYSMFLKLYNIQKVDWKVFSINLIVEVTPCQAGFSYDNKTQKCICFTANSIIECSGGHSNIKRGYWFGIVTGKPTATICPINYCTVTCCDATNGFFHLSPQRLDQCRKHRSGIACGSCEEGYTLSFDSVECVNVDNCTTGQTVLVVSLTVLYWMVVVVAVFAMMYYKVGIGYFYNITYYYSLLDILLNETFHLSDGLYTTVSIVSSMVKLTPQFLGRLCFAKDIS